A stretch of Electrophorus electricus isolate fEleEle1 chromosome 3, fEleEle1.pri, whole genome shotgun sequence DNA encodes these proteins:
- the slc5a6a gene encoding solute carrier family 5 member 6a, with amino-acid sequence MGDVVQMHFSTVDYVIFTLLLVASAGIGVFYAFSGGRQRTTQEFLLADRSMTCLPVSLSLLATFQSAVAILGAPSEIYTHGTQYWFLGCSYFLGLLIPAHIFIPVFYRLRLASTYEYLELRFSKSVRICGTVTFIFQMVIYMGVVLYAPALALNAVTGIDLWGAVLAMGLVCTLYTTLGGLKAVIWTDVFQTIVMFAGQLAVIVVGAHQAGGVAEVWRRAQNGSRISGLELNPDPLERHTFWTLSVGGVFLMLALYGVNQAQVQRYLSSRTENEAIMSCYVVFPCQQIVLALGCLMGLVMYSRYGEDSPLDKGYVQTNDQMVLYFVMDVLQDLPGLPGLFVACLFSGALSTISSAFNSLATVTMEDLIKPHFPAMTEARATLLSKGLALGYGLVCLAMAYIASLMGSVLQAALSIFGMIGGPLLGLFCLGMFFPWANSIGAVMGLAAGLLMAFWIGIGNFVSRMQTHGVPILNGTAILDTANATTVVMTTLVTSLTTKPRLTGLKAFYSLSYMWYSAHNSATVVVVGLVVSLLTGPSKEKDLTPGTVYPVLGTLLFFLPERYREKLCCVTPLEDKSKALARQPYQMAEKDISDAPRSPHEDKNGVEESEEKTNQPSCTLMHVEQETAL; translated from the exons ATGGGAGACGTGGTCCAGATGCACTTCTCCACAGTGGACTACGTGATCTTTACTCTGCTGCTGGTGGCCTCGGCAGGTATCGGAGTGTTCTACGCCTTCTCGGGGGGCCGTCAGAGGACCACGCAGGAGTTCCTGCTGGCCGACCGTAGCATGACGTGCTTGCCTGTGTCGCTCTCTCTACTGGCCACCTTTCAGTCAGCGGTGGCCATCCTGGGTGCGCCCTCCGAGATCTACACCCACGGCACTCAGTACTGGTTCCTAGGCTGCTCCTACTTTCTGGGGCTTCTCATCCCCGCCCACATCTTCATCCCTGTCTTCTACCGCCTACGCCTCGCCAGCACCTACGAG TACCTGGAGCTTCGGTTCAGCAAAAGCGTGCGAATATGCGGCACAGTCACGTTCATCTTCCAGATG GTGATCTACATGGGTGTGGTCCTGTATGCACCTGCCCTGGCCCTGAACGCAG TAACTGGCATCGACCTCTGGGGAGCAGTCTTGGCAATGGGACTTGTGTGCACACTTTACACAACGCTC GGTGGTCTGAAAGCTGTGATCTGGACAGACGTCTTCCAGACCATCGTGATGTTCGCCGGGCAGCTGGCAGTAATCGTGGTGGGGGCGCACCAGGCTGGGGGCGTGGCTGAGGTTTGGAGGCGGGCCCAAAACGGCAGTCGCATCTCAGGCCTGGA gctgaaCCCTGACCCACTGGAGAGACACACGTTCTGGACTCTGTCTGTAGGGGGCGTTTTCCTCATGCTGGCTCTGTATGGTGTAAACCAGGCTCAGGTCCAGAGATACCTCAGCTCTCGCACTGAGAACGAGGCCATCAT GTCCTGCTATGTGGTGTTTCCATGCCAACAGATAGTTCTGGCACTGGGCTGTCTGATGGGACTGGTCATGTACTCTCGCTATGGGGAGGACAGTCCACTGGACAAGGGCTACGTCCAGACCAACGACCAG ATGGTTCTGTATTTTGTGATGGATGTTCTTCAAGACCTCCCTGGTTTGCCTGGACTGTTTGTTGCCTGCCTGTTCAGTGGCGCACTCAG TACAATCTCATCTGCCTTCAACTCCCTGGCAACGGTTACCATGGAGGACCTGATAAAGCCCCATTTTCCTGCCATGACTGAGGCACGCGCTACCCTGCTGTCTAAGGGCCTGG CACTTGGATATGGTCTGGTGTGTTTGGCTATGGCGTACATCGCCTCTCTAATGGGCTCAGTCCTGCAG GCAGCCCTCAGCATCTTTGGGATGATCGGGGGTCCTCTCCTTGGCCTGTTTTGTTTGGGCATGTTCTTTCCGTGGGCCAACTCCATT GGCGCTGTCATGGGACTTGCAGCAGGGCTGCTTATGGCTTTCTGGATTGGCATCGGCAATTTCGTCTCCCGCATGCAGACACATGGTGTGCCCATACTCAACGGCACCGCCATCCTGGATACGGCCAACGCCACGACCGTCGTCATGACTACGCTGGTTACTTCCCTCACCACTAAACCCAG GCTCACAGGACTGAAGGCCTTCTACTCCTTATCATACATGTGGtacagtgctcacaattcagccACAGTTGTTGTGGTGGGTCTTGTGGTCAGTCTtctcacag GGCCCTCGAAGGAGAAGGATCTGACCCCTGGCACAGTTTACCCCGTGCTAGGCACACTGTTGTTCTTCCTGCctgagagatacagggagaagCTATGCTGTGTTACACCTCTGGAGGACAAG TCCAAAGCTCTGGCCAGGCAGCCTTACCAGATGGCAGAGAAAGACATCAGTGATGCCCCACGCAGTCCACACGAAGACAAGAACGGAGTGGAGGAGTCGGAGGAGAAGACCaaccagccctcctgcacactgATGCACGTGGAGCAGGAGACGGCTCTGtga
- the ephx1 gene encoding LOW QUALITY PROTEIN: epoxide hydrolase 1 (The sequence of the model RefSeq protein was modified relative to this genomic sequence to represent the inferred CDS: inserted 6 bases in 3 codons; deleted 1 base in 1 codon; substituted 1 base at 1 genomic stop codon), with the protein MVSLSGEFAKHADASARRILQDLHRRIGQTCSFPSLEDSKFHYGFNSRYLEQVVSYRRNNFHWLFFSSFAADCNSIDVHYIYAKPKNLPEGARAMPLMMVHSWPGYFYKFCGVFLLLMEPMSPEHIAFEVVCSSISGYSFSEXPHKKGFDWVCAARVFHKLMRRLGFLHFYIHGGDXGWIIIIIIITTTTTTSQQAKTVKDLHVNFCPPVKPSPTLGSLLLGRFFPKLFGFSERDITRIFPCVEKLVKDSVKESGYMQGTKPNTAGRGLNDSPVGLAAYILEKMSTWTDLEFRNLENGTGEVGSSLGVVLKFSLDDLLTNVVIYWPTGSIISSMWLYKENLVKGLAQPHQTILVLAGLAVFPCEVVHXPKFWAKQKYXSYTLMSRGGHFIAMEEPELIAQELQKFVQIVQNRK; encoded by the exons ATGGTCTCCCTT TCAGGTGAGTTTGCTAAGCACGCAGATGCCAGCGCGAGACGTATCCTGCAG GATTTGCATCGCAGGATTGGTCAGACGTGCTCGTTCCCCTCTCTGGAGGACAGCAAGTTTCACTATGGCTTCAACTCCAGGTACCTGGAGCAGGTGGTTTCTTACCGGAGGAACAACTTTCACTGGTTATTTTTCAGTTCCTTTGCTGCAGACTGTAACA GTATAGATGTCCACTACATCTACGCGAAACCcaagaaccttccagaaggagcCCGTGCCATGCCTCTCATGATGGTGCACAGCTGGCCGGGCTACTTTTACAAGTTCTGTGGTGTCTTCCTGCTCCTCATGGAACCGATGAGCCCTGAGCACATCGCCTTCGAGGTAGTCTGTTCCTCCATATCTGGCTACAGCTTCTCCGA GCCGCATAAAAAGG GGTTCGACTGGGTGTGTGCTGCGCGGGTCTTCCATAAGCTGATGAGGAGACTTGGATTCCTTCATTTCTACATCCACGGTGGAGACTAGGGCtggatcatcatcatcatcatcatcaccaccaccaccaccacgtccCAGCAGGCCAA gACTGTGAAGGATCTGCATGTCAACTTTTGCCCT CCTGTCAAACCAAGCCCGACTCTCGGCTCACTGCTCTTGGGACGCTTCTTCCCAAAACTGTTTGGCTTCAGTGAACGTGACATCACGAGAATCTTCCCCTGTGTGGAGAAGTTAGTGAAGGACTCTGTGAAAGAGTCTGGATACATGCAAGGCACCAAGCCCAACACTGCTG GACGTGGCTTGAATGACTCTCCTGTGGGCCTGGCCGCCTATATATTGGAGAAAATGTCCACCTGGACTGACCTGGAATTCAGGAACCTTGAGAATGGGACTGGGGAGGTGGGCTCCTCGTTGGGGGTggtgtt AAAGTTCTCTCTGGATGACCTGCTGACTAATGTGGTGATCTACTGGCCCACCGGTTCCATCATTTCGTCCATGTGGCTCTATAAGGAGAACTTGGTCAAAGGTCTGGCACAGCCACACCAAAC GATCCTGGTTCTGGCTGGTCTGGCTGTTTTCCCATGTGAGGTGGTGCA TCCAAAATTCTGGGCCAAGCAGAAGTA GAGCTACACACTCATGTCCAGAGGTGGCCACTTTATTGCTATGGAAGAACCCGAGTTAATAGCTCAAGAGCTCCAGAAGTTTGTCCAGATTGTGCAGAACAGGAAGTGA
- the rpl7l1 gene encoding 60S ribosomal protein L7-like 1, protein MAEPDVQKVIKLVPENLLKKRKVYQAIKATQAKLALLQKRKDTSGRPIKFKRLEEFCKDSKRRHRDDTRLQRAKTRPPPSLPPAKNRLVFAVRVREIKGVSPRVKKVIHMLRLRKIFSGTFVKVSKTSINMLKIVEPYVAWGFPNLKSVRELILKRGQAKIDKRRLPLTDNTVIEQHLGQYGIICLEDLIHEIYSVGKNFRLVNRFLWPFCLSVPRHSARDKVGLLKDMGEPGPRAEGINGVIRKFN, encoded by the exons ATGGCGGAACCTGA TGTTCAGAAGGTCATTAAGTTGGTTCCTGAGAACCTCCTTAAAAAGAGGAAAGTGTACCAGGCTATCAAGGCTACTCAAGCCAAGCTTGCTTTACTTCAAAAGAGAAAG GACACATCAGGAAGACCCATAAAGTTCAAGCGGCTGGAGGAGTTTTGTAAGGACAGCAAGCGGAGGCATCGAGACGACACCCGTCTACAGAGAGCCAAAACAAGGCCCCCGCCTTCCCTCCCACCTGCTAAGAACCGCCTGGTGTTTGCTGTTCGTGTTCGAGA GATCAAAGGTGTTAGTCCCAGAGTTAAGAAGGTGATTCACATGCTGAGACTCAGAAAAATCTTCAGCGGTACCTTTGTCAAAGTCAGCAAGACCTCCATAAATATGCTGAAAATAGTAGAGCCATATGTTGCCTGGGG ATTTCCTAATCTCAAATCCGTTCGAGAGCTCATCTTAAAAAGAGGCCAGGCAAAGATTGATAAGAGAAGGCTTCCTCTTACAGACAACACCGTCATTGAGCAACACCTAG GGCAGTATGGGATTATCTGTCTGGAAGACCTCATCCATGAGATCTACTCTGTTGGGAAGAACTTCAGGCTGGTGAACAGGTTCCTGTGGCCCTTTTGCTTGTCGGTCCCCCGACATTCAGCCAGAGATAAAGTTGGCCTTCTGAAAGACATGGGTGAACCCGGCCCGAGAGCTGAGGGCATCAACGGTGTCATCAGGAAATTTAACTGA